Within Bacillota bacterium, the genomic segment GGGCATCGAGATGGGGGCGACCACGAGTTCTCCGGCCAGACTCGCCCCTGGCTCGACGACCAGGCCACGCTTGGGTAGGCCGAGGGTGACCGTGACGGTGGCCCGGACGCAGAGAGGGTCTTCCGAGCCGGAGGCGCCGTCGGCGTCGAGCCCTGACGGAACATCCACCGCGACCACCGGCCGGCGGCCCTCGTTGATGGCCTGTACGGCCTCGGCCAGGGGCCCGCGGACGGTCCCGGAGAACCCCGTGCCGAGGAGAGCGTCGACGACCACGTCGGAGCGGGCCAACCAGAGCCGGTCATCGGCGGTGGGCCCGTCCGGCCGCTCGGCGACCTCGACCCCTAGGCGTCGGATGATCTCCAGGTTGACCTCGGCTTCTCCGGTCACGGCGGTGGCGGTGGCGAAGAGGACCACCCGGACTTCGGCCCCCAGCTCCAGCAGGTGGCGGGCAGCGCAGAAACCGTCCCCGCCGTTGTTTCCCTTGCCGCACCAGACGGAGACCAGTGGTCGGCCGACGGACGCGGCCCCCTTATCCAGGAGCAGGGCCATGACCTCGGCGGCCACGGCCCGCCCGGCGTTTTCCATCAGTAGGAGACCCGGGATGCCGTAGCGGTCCCGGGCCAGCCGGTCGAGTTCTCGCATCTCCTCCGCGGTGGCCAGCTTCAAGGGTGGTCCACCCCCGTCTCATCGGTCAGGGTCAGAGCCAGGGCCTCGGCCATCGCGTAATCGCCGGCATGGCTCAGGCTGACCAGGACCGTCCCAATGCCTTTGGTCCCCGCCAGGGCGGCCAGCCTCCCCCGGAGCCTGACCCCCGGACACCCGTCCTCGTTCCGGACGATTTCCGCGTCGTCCCAGCCGGCCTGCAGCCGGCCGGCCCCGATGGCCTTTCTGACGGCTTCCTTGGCGGCGAACCTGGCGGCCAGACGGCGGGCCCGTTCCGGCTCGCGGGCGGCCAGGCAGTAGTCAAGCTCGGCCTGGGTGTAAAGACGACGTAAGAGCCGGTCACCCCTTCTGGCGACGGCCCCCCTCACCCGGTCCACCTCAACGATGTCCACACCGACCCCGAACAGCATGGCCGAACCCCCCGTCGGTGGCTATCTCTTCGCCGCGGTGATTTCAATTCCTTTTCCAAAGAAATGGGCCGGGGCGCCCTGAAGGGCAGTATCCCCGGCCGTCAGAAGCCCTATTTGAGTGGGTACGGTCGCCATCGGGGCTGGGCTGGACCCAGCCCTCACTGGCCGCTGCCCTTGGCCGTCCCCGCCACCGGCGTGCCGGCCAGCGACGACAGGCCGCTGATGCCACCGAGGCCCATCGTCTCGACGGCCGACGACGGGACCACCACCAGGGCTCCCTTTTCTTTGAGGCCCTCGTAGAGGATGTTCATCGCCCGCAGGTGGAGGGCGATTTCGTGGCCCTCGTAGACCCGGCCGGCTTCGACGAACTTGCTGGCGATCTCGCTCTCGGCCGTGCCGAGGATGATTCGGGCCCGGCGCTCCCGCTCGGCCTGGGCCTCGCGGGACATGGCGTCCTGCAGGTTAGTGGGGATGATGACATCGCGGATCTCCACCGATTGGACGGCGATGCCCCACGGCTCCGTCCGCTCGTCGATGATCCGGCGCAGCTCGGCGTCGATATTCTCCCGGCCGGCCAGCATCTCGGAGAGATGGGTCTTGCCGATGACATCGCGGAGGGCCGTCTGCGCGGCCCACTCGACGGCCGCCCGGTAATCCTGGACCTCGAGGGCCGCCTTCTTGGCGTCCCAGACGACCCAGAACATGACCGCGTCGACGTCCACCGGCACGGTGTCCTTCGTCAGCGTCTGCTCGGCGTTGAAGTCCGTGGCCACGATCCG encodes:
- a CDS encoding slipin family protein, producing the protein MASRNPRLRINRRPLNTVALTILVVFLVAAGAVVWTTLNWVWPTVIVLVGLLINSAVKVARQWEKAVVLRLGRFQRLAGPGLFLVIPIIDSVTVWIDQRIVATDFNAEQTLTKDTVPVDVDAVMFWVVWDAKKAALEVQDYRAAVEWAAQTALRDVIGKTHLSEMLAGRENIDAELRRIIDERTEPWGIAVQSVEIRDVIIPTNLQDAMSREAQAERERRARIILGTAESEIASKFVEAGRVYEGHEIALHLRAMNILYEGLKEKGALVVVPSSAVETMGLGGISGLSSLAGTPVAGTAKGSGQ
- the acpS gene encoding holo-ACP synthase — protein: MLFGVGVDIVEVDRVRGAVARRGDRLLRRLYTQAELDYCLAAREPERARRLAARFAAKEAVRKAIGAGRLQAGWDDAEIVRNEDGCPGVRLRGRLAALAGTKGIGTVLVSLSHAGDYAMAEALALTLTDETGVDHP